A stretch of the Planktothricoides raciborskii GIHE-MW2 genome encodes the following:
- a CDS encoding ribbon-helix-helix protein, CopG family, translating into MARNELLQIRLTGQEKERLQAEAERREVSMSEVIRDYIKRLPKVKKKF; encoded by the coding sequence ATGGCCAGAAACGAACTATTACAAATTCGCCTAACTGGACAGGAAAAAGAGCGTTTGCAAGCAGAAGCAGAACGACGCGAGGTTTCTATGTCGGAAGTGATTCGTGACTATATTAAGAGATTGCCAAAAGTTAAGAAAAAATTCTAA